From Piscinibacter gummiphilus:
CTCGATGGGCACGGCAAACCCGATGCCGATGAAGGTGCGCTGCTCCGACGGGTTGAGGATGGCGGTCACGATGCCCACCACGCTGCCGTCCATCGTGACCAGCGGCCCGCCCGAGTTGCCGGGGTTGGCGGCGGCGTCGAACTGGATCAGGTTGGTCAGCTTGCGCTGACCTTGAGGCGAGCGGAACTCGCGCCGAAGGCCCGACACCACGCCGCCCGACACCGACGGCCCGATGCCGAACGGGAAGCCCACCGCGATCACCTCGTCGCCCGGTTGCAGGTCGGCAGTGGAGCGCATGGTCGCGGCGACCAGGTCGTCGGGAATGCTGCGGGCGCGCAGCACGGCGAGGTCGTGCTCGGGCTGCACGCCGATGAGCGAGGCGTCGGACTCGCTGCCGTCGGCAAAGGTCACCTTTAGCCGCTTGGAGCCGGCCACCACGTGCAGGTTGGTGAGGATGGTGCCGTTGTCGACGATCACCACGCCGGTGCCGATGGCATGGTTGGGCACGGGCGGGCCGTTCTCGGTCTTCTTCTTGGTGCTCTTGCCGCCCGGTGCCGCCTGGGGCGCGGGAGCATCGTCGGGCCCGTCGTCGCCTTCCACCCGCACCACGGATGGGGCGATGGCGGCATGGGCTTTGGCGTAGGCCGAGGGCAGGGGCTCTTTCTCGAGCGAGCGGCGCACCGAGGCATCGATGTCTTTCTGGGTGAGGGCGGCGCTGCCGGGGGCGAAGGCCCGCTGGCCGAAGGCGCCCAGCACCACCAGCAGCACGCCCACCGTGGCCCAGGCCAGGCGCTCGCGCCATGCCGATCGCTTGCGTGGCGCCACTGGCGCGGCGGCGGAGGCGCTCATGTCGGGTGCGGGCCGCACCGCAGCGGCGGTCGCGGGCGGCGACGGTTGTCGCGGCGAGCGGCTGTAGAGCGGAGCCTTTCTCATGCCTGCCACCTCCAGGTGTTCACGGGAGACTGCTGGATTCCAAACACCGCCGCCTCCTGCAGGCCGTTGCAGACCGTGTCGGCGACATGCACACCGTATCACGCCGCGGGCGTCCGTGCATGCTCAAGGCATCATCCGGGGCATGCGCTGGATCGACACCCACTGCCACCTCGATGCCCCCGAGTTCGACCCCGACCGCGACGGCGTCGTCGCGCGCGCCCATGCGGCGGGCGTGGCGCTGCAGGTGCTGCCGGCGGTGGCGGTGTCGAACTTCGAGACGGTGCGCCACCTTGCCCACCGGCACGGCCTGGCCTATGCGCTCGGCATCCACCCCTTGTGCGTGAACGACGCCGCGGAATCCGACCTCGCGGCGCTGCATGACGCGCTGCAGCGCCACCGCGACGACCCGCGCCTGGTGGCCGTGGGCGAGATCGGGCTCGACCATTTCGTGCCGGGCCTCGACCAGGCGAAGGCCCGGCATTTCTACGTGGAGCAACTCAAGCTCGCCCATGCCGCCGGCCTGCCGGTGCTGCTGCACGTGCGCCGCTCGGCCGACGCCTTGCTCAAGCAGTTGCGCCGCATTCCGGTGCGTGGCATCGCACACGCGTTCAATGGCAGCGAGCAGCAGGCGCAGGTCTTCATCGACCTCGGCTTCAAGCTGGGCTTTGGCGGGGCGATGACCTTCGACCGTGCGCTGCAGATCCGCCGCCTCGCCGAGACCGTGCCCGCCGAAAGCCTGGTGCTGGAGACAGACGCTCCCGACATCCCCCCGCATTGGCTTTACCGCACCGCCGCCGAGCGTGCGGCCGGCGAGACCTCGCGCAACGAGCCGGCGCAGCTGCCGCGCATCGCGCAGACCCTGGCCGACCTGCGCGGCTGGACGCCCGCCCAGGTGGCCGACATCACCTGGCGCAACGCACAAGTCGCACTGCCCCGGCTGGCCGCTCTGGCAGACTGACGGGCCCATGCCCCTTGCCCCCACTGCCGACACCGACCTGCTGCGCGGCCTGCCCCCCGTCATCGACCACCGCACACGCCTGCTCGTGCTGGGCAGCTTCCCGAGCGTCGCCTCGCTCGCCGCGGGTCAGTACTACGCCCACCCGCGCAACCACTTCTGGCCGTTGCTCTCTGCCGTGTGGGGGCTGGACCTTCGGGCACTGGCCTACCCGAAGCGCCTGCAAGAAGCGCTGAAGCGCGGCCTGGGCATCTGGGACGTCTACGCCCACTGCCGCCGCGAGGGCAGCCTCGACAGTGCGATCCGCGATGCCGAGTTCAACGACCTTGCAGGCTTGAAGGCCCAAGCACCGCAGCTGCAGGCCGTCGCCCACAACGGCGGCGAGTCCGCCCGCGCGATGCGCTTCACCGCCACGCTCGGCGTGCGCGTGCAGCGCCTGCCGTCCACCAGCCCCGCCAACGCCTCCTGGAGCTTCGAGCGCAAGCTGGCCGCATGGCGCGACGCGTTCGAGGCCCACGGCATTGCATGACCATGAAGAAGAACTCCAAGACGCAACCCGACATGGCCCCGGCCACGATCTCCGAATTCGAAGGGGTGCGCTACCTGCACCTCGGCACGCCCTGGGTGCAGGGCGCCATGCGCGTGCGCAAGCCGCACGCGCTCGAACTCGAATACGTGCAGCGCATGATGGTGTGGATGCTGTTTCGCAACCCCGCCTACGTGAGCAAGGCACATGCAGTGCAGCTCGGCCTCGGCTCGGCGTCGATCACGCGCTTCTGCCACCGCAACCTGCGCATGAAGACGACGGCGGTCGAACTCAACCCAACCGTGATCACCGCCTGCCGCATGTGGTTCAACCTGCCGGCCGACGACAAGAAGCTCACCGTGCTCAACCAGGACGCGGCCGTCTACGTGGCCGACGCGGCGCACATCGGCACCGCCGACGTGCTCAACGTCGACCTCTACGACCACGATGCCGCAAGCCCCGTGCTCGACGATCAGTCGTTCTACGACGCCTGCTACCGCCTGCTGGCAGACGAGGGGGTGATGACGGTCAACCTCTTCGGGCGAGACGCGAGCTTCGAGCGCAGCGCCGCGCGCATCGCCCAGGCGTTCGACGGCGACCCCGTGCTCAGCCTGCGGCCCACCAAGGAGGGCAACACGGTGGTCGTCGGCCTCAAGGGCATGGCCATGCCCGACCGCGACACGCTTGCCGCACGGGCGGAAACCATTGAAACTCTGACCGCATTGCCGGCCCGCAAGTGGCTGCGCATGATGCGCGCACTGCCTTCGCCTGAAGATCCCACATGAGCACTGCTCCCACCCAGACCGCCAAGCCCACCAAGCCTGTCAAACCCGTGTCGCACCCGGCGGGCCGGCTCGACTGGCGGCGCCTGCTGCGCTGGCTGCACGAAGACGGCGTCATCAGCTCGGCGATGCACGAGCAGACGGCGCAGCGCTTCGCCGCGGGCGACAGCGTGCAGCACCCGCTGGTGCGGCTGGCCAATGCGCAGCTGCTGCATGCGAAGAGTGGCAAGCCGCTCGACCTCGATCTGCTCACCGAGTGGCTGGCCGGCCACATCGGCATGCCCTATGTGCGCATCGACCCGCTGAAAGTCGACGTGGGGCGTGTGTCCGACGTGATGTCGATCACCTACGCCGAGCGGCGGCGTGCGCTGCCGCTTCAGTTCGGCTTGAACGAGGTGACGGTCGCGACCAGCGAGCCCTTCGACCTGGCCTGGGTGCCCGAGATCGAGGCGCACACCAAGAAGTCGCTCAAGCTGGTGGTGGCCAACCCCAGCGACATCGCCAAGTTCACGACCGAGTTCTACACGCTGCAGCGCTCGGTGCGCGCGGCCATCAAGACGGGCGAGACCTCGGCTGCCGCGAGCTTCGAGCAGCTGGTAGAGCTCGGCAAGACCAACAAGCAGCTCGACGCCAACGACCAGGGCGTGGTGCAGGTGGTCGACTGGCTGTGGCAATACGCCTTCGACCAGCGTGCGAGCGACATTCACCTGGAGCCGCGCCGCGAGCTGAGCGTGATCCGCTTCCGCATCGACGGCGTGATGCACACCGTCTACCAGCTGCCGCCGGGCGTGATGAACGCGATGGTCGCGCGCATCAAGCTGCTCGGCCGCATGGACGTGGTGGAAAAGCGCCGCCCGCTCGACGGCCGCATCAAGACGCGCAACCCGCAGGGCGACGAAGTGGAAATGCGCCTGTCGACCATCCCCACCGCCTTCGGCGAGAAGCTGGTGATGCGGATCTTCGACCCCGACACCACCGTCAAGAACCTCGATGCGCTCGGCTTCGGCACGCACGACGCGCAGCGATGGGAGCAGCTGGTCTCACGCCCGCACGGCATCATCCTCGTGACCGGCCCCACCGGCTCGGGCAAGACGACCACGCTTTACTCCACGCTGCGGCGCCTCGCCACCGACGAGGTCAACGTCTGCACCGTCGAAGACCCGATCGAAATGATCCAGCCGGCGCTCAACCAGACGCAGGTGCAGCCGGCGATCGACCTCAACTTCTCCGAAGGCCTGCGAGCGCTGATGCGCCAGGACCCGGACATCATCATGGTCGGCGAAATCCGCGACCTCGAGACCGCCGAGATGGCGATCCAGGCCGCGCTCACCGGCCACCTCGTCTTCAGCACGCTGCACACCAACGACTCGGCCTCGGCCATCACCCGCCTCACCGACCTCGGCGTGCCGCCGTACCTGATCGGTGCCACGGTGATCGGCGTGCTGGCGCAGCGGCTGGTGCGCACCTTGTGCGTGAGCTGCAAGCAGCCCGACCCTCACACCACCGCCGAAGCGATCGACGAAGTCATCAAGCCCTGGCGCATCAACGGCCGTGTCTCGGCCTACAAGCCGGTGGGCTGCCTCGAATGCCGCATGACGGGGTTCCGCGGCCGGGCCGGCCTCTACGAGCTGCTGAGCGTGAGCGAGGCGGCCGGCGCTTTCATCCACCCGACCCCCGACATCTCCAAGCTGCGCAAGCAGTCGTTGACGGAAGGACTGCGACCCCTGCGCCTGGCCGGTGCGATGAAGGTGGCCGAAGGCGTCACCACGCTGGAAGAAGTGCTGCGCTCCACGCCCGCGTGGGAGGCGTGACGCAGCACCGATGAACGTGCACCGAGCCGCGCTGTGTTCCACTCAGCGAGACACCTAGCTCGGTACGTGTAAACCACACACGGGCGCGGGGGTCTGGCTACCTAGAATCCCCCGCGAGTCATTAGCCGAGGAGCAAGGCCTTGAAAATCAAAAGCGAACGGGACTTCTGGTCCGGTCTCATGTTCCTCGTGGTCGGCATCGTGTTTGCCGTCGGGGCCACCAACTACAGCATGGGCACGTCGGCCCGCCCGGGGCCGGGTTACTTCCCGCTGCTGCTGAGCATCATCCTCGCCATCCTCGGCGCGATCGTGCTCTTCAAGAGCCTCACCATCGAGACCGAAGGCGGCGACCCCATCGGCAAGATCGCGTGGCGCCCGCTGCTCATCACCGTCGGCTCCATCGTGCTCTTCGGCGTGCTGCTGCCGCGCCTGGGCATGATCATCACGATCCCCATCCTCATCGTCGCGGTGAGCTTCGCGGGCGACGAATTCAAGTGGCGCGGCGTGCTCATCGCCGCGGTGGTGCTGACCTTCTTCTCGTGGGTGATCTTCGTGTGGGGGCTGAAGCTCACCATTCCGATGTGGCCTTCGTTCCTCGGGTCTTGAGACCCCGTCAGACGCACTACTACAAATCGAGACGACCATGGAACTGATCAACAACCTGATGCTGGGTTTCGGCGTGGCCTTCACGCTGCAGAACCTGGCCTATGCCTTCTTCGGTTGCATCCTGGGCACGCTGATCGGCGTGCTGCCCGGCCTTGGCCCGGTGGCGACCATCGCGATGCTGCTGCCGTCGATCTACGCGCTCGACGCCACGCCCGCGCTCATCATGCTGGCCGGCATCTACTACGGCGCGCAGTACGGTGGCTCGACCACCGCCATCCTGATCAACGTGCCGGGCGAATCGTCGTCGGTCGTGACCGCGATCGACGGCTACCAGATGGCCCGCCAGGGCCGTGCCGGCTCTGCGTTGGCGGCGGCGGGCCTGGGCTCGTTCTTTGCCGGTTGCGTGGGCACGGTCATCATCGCGGCCTTCGCGCCGCCGCTCACCGAGCTGGCCTTCAAGTTCGGCCCGCAGGAGTATTTCTCGCTGATGGTGCTGGGCCTCATCGGCGCCGTGGTGCTGGCCTCGGGCTCGTTGCTCAAGGCCATCTCGATGATCATCCTCGGCCTCACGATGGCGCAGATCAACACCGACGTGATCTCCGGCACCGCGCGCTACAGCTTCGACATCCCCGAGCTGACCGACGGCATCGGCTTCGTCGTGATCGCGATGGGCCTTTTCGGCTTCGGCGAAATCATCGCCAACCTCGGCCAGCCCGCCGAGCACCGCGAGGTGTTCACGAAGGAAGTGAAAGGCCTGTGGCCCACGCGTGACGACTTCAAGCAGGCCTGGCCTGCGGTGCTGCGTGGCACGGCGCTCGGCTCCGTGCTGGGTGTGCTGCCAGGCGGGGGAGCGCTGCTGTCGTCGTTCGCCGCCTACACGCTCGAGAAAAAGATCGCTGGCGACACCGGCCGCTTCGGCAAGGGTGACATCCGCGGCGTGGCGGGCCCCGAGTCGGCCAACAACGCCGGCGCGCAGACCTCGTTCATTCCGATGCTCACGCTGGGCATCCCGCCCAATGCGGTGATGGCGCTGATGGTGGGCGCGATGACGATCAAGGGCATCCAGCCCGGGCCGCAGGTGATGACGAGCAACCCGCAGCTCTTCTGGGGCCTGATCGCCTCGATGTGGATCGGTAACCTGATGCTGGTGGTGCTCAACCTGCCGCTGATCGGCATCTGGATCAAGCTGCTGACGGTGCCCTACCGCTTCCTGTTCCCCGCGATCACGCTTTTCTGCTGCATCGGCGTGTACACCCTCAACAACAACAACTTCGACGTCTACATGACGGCGATCTTCGCGGTGATCGGCTACCTGTTCTACAAGCTGAGCTGTGAGGGTGCACCGTTGCTGCTGGGCTTCATCCTCGGGCCGATGATGGAAGAGAACCTGCGGCGTGCGCTGCTGCTCTCGCGTGGCGACTGGAGCACCTTCGTCGTGCGCCCGCTGTCGGCTGGCCTGCTGATCGCCGCGGTGCTGCTGGTGGTGATCGTGATGCTGCCGTCGATCAAGAAGAAGCGCGAAGAGGCCTTCGTCGAAGACTGACCGCTGGCCGTCTCGCACCGACAAGCCGCCTCTCAGGGCGGCTTGTTTGTTTTGGAGGCGACACGTCTCACCGAATCGGACTAACCTTCGGGCTCCCGAGATCGAGGATTACGCATGACGCACGCATTCGACTGGACCACCGGCTACCCCACTCAGCGCCTGCCCGTCTTCGGGCGCAATGTCGTCTCCACCTCGCACCCGGTCGCGGCGCAGGCGGGGCTTCGCATGCTGATGAAAGGGGGCAACGCGGTCGATGCGGCCATCGCCGCGGCGGCGGCCATGACGATCGTCGAGCCGGTGAGCAACGGGCTCGGCTCCGACTCCTTCTGCATCCTCTGGGACGGGCAGCAGCTGCACGGCCTCAACGCCTCGGGCCGCGCCCCGCAGGCCTGGACGCGCGGCTACTTCAAGGCCAAGTACGGCGACGACGCGAAGAGCCCGCCGCAGCGCGGCTGGGACAGCGTCACCGTGCCCGGGGCGGTGGCCTCGTGGGTGGCCTTGAGCGAGCGCTTCGGCAAGCTGCCCTTCGGCGACCTGCTCGAGCCCGCCATCGAGATCGCCGAGCGCGGTTATGCGGTGCCGGTGGTGGTGCAGCAGAAGTGGGCCGCGGCCACGCCGCTGCTGGCCGAGCTGCCCGGCTTCGCACAGAGCTTCATGCCGCATGGCCGCGCGCCCGAGGTGGGGGAGTTGTTCCGCTTCCCCGGTGCAGCGAAGTCGCTGCGCCTCATCGCGCAGAGCAAGGGCGCGGCGTACTACGGTGGCGAGATCGCCGAAGCCGCGGCGCGCCATGCGCGCGAGCACGGCGGCTCGATCACGGTCGAAGACTTCGCCGGCTACAAGCCCGAGTGGGTCACGCCCATCGGCAAGACCTATGGCAGCCACACGCTGCACGAGATCCCGCCGAACGGGCAGGGCATCGCGGCCCTCATTGCACTCGGCATCCTCTCGCACTTCGACCTCACGTCGATGAAGGTCGATGGGGTGGACTCGCAGCACCTGCAGATCGAAGCGATGAAGCTCGCCTTCGCCGACGTCTACCGCTACGTGGCCGAACCAGCGAGCATGGAGGTCACGGCCGAGCAGCTGCTCGACGATGCGTATCTCGCCTCGCGCGCCAGGCTCATCGACATGAAGCGCGCGCAGGACTTCGGCGCGGGCAACCCGGTGAAGGGCGGCACCATCTACCTCACCGCGGCCGACGAGCGCGGCATGATGGTGAGCTTCATCCAGAGCAACTTCCAGGGCTTCGGCTCGGGCGTGGTGGTGCCGGGCTACGGCCTGTCGATGCAGAACCGCGGTCACGCCTTCAGCCTCGATGCGAAGAGCGCCAACGTGGTGTCGCCGGGCAAGCGGCCCTTCCACACCATCATTCCCGCCTTCCTCACGAAAGACGGCCAGCCGGTGATGAGCTTCGGCGTGATGGGCGCCAACATGCAGCCGCAAGGCCATATGCAGACGCTCGTGCGCATGCTCGACTACCGCCAGCAACCGCAGGCCGCCTGCGATGCGCCGCGCTGGCGCTTCAACGCGGGCCTGGAGATCAATGTCGAGAGCGCGATGAACCCGGCCACCGTGCAAGGCCTCGCCGAGCGCGGGCACCAGATGGAGGTCATCAACGACTCCTACCAGGACTTCGGCGCCGGCCAGTTCATCTGGCGACTGGGCGACCCGGCAGTGGAAGGGTATGTGGCGGCGAGCGACCCGCGGCGTGACGGGCAGGCGGTGGTGTACTGAGCATGACCTCGGGCTCGCTTGCGGCGGCTGCGCCGCACAAGGCCCTGTGGCCGGGTTTCGTCTTCGCCGCACTCGGCGCCATCGCGTTCTCGGGCAAGGCCATCATCGTCAAGCTCGCGTACCGCTACGGGGTGGATGCGGTCACGCTCATCATGTACCGCATGCTGTTCGCGCTGCCGATGTTCCTGCTGCTGTCGTGGTGGTCGGGGCGCGGCAAGGCGGCGCTCACGCGGCGCGACTGGCTGGCCGTCACGGGCCTGGGCTTCAGCGGCTACTACCTCGCAAGCTTTCTCGACTTCGCCGGCCTGCAGTACATCACCGCGAGCCTGGAGCGGCTCATCCTGTACCTCAACCCGACGCTGGTGCTCTTTCTCGGCGTGGTGCTCTTCAAGCAGAAGGTGACGCGGCGGCAGCTCATCTCGCTGGCGGTGAGCTACTGCGGCGTGCTGCTCGTCTTCGGGCATGAGGTCACGCTCTTGGGCAGCAACGTGGCGCTGGGCGCCGCGCTCGTCTTCGGCAGCATGGTGAGTTATGCGCTCTACCTCGTCTACAGCGGCGAGGAGGTCAAGCGCCTGGGCGCGCTGCGCCTCACCGGCCTCGCGACCTCGATCGCTTGCGTGCTGTGCATCGCGCAGTTCTTCATCCTGCGGCCGGTGAGCGCGATGGCGGTGGCGCCCGAGGTGATCTGGCTCAGCGTGCTCAACGCGGTGGCCTGCACCTTCTGCCCGGTGCTGCTGGTGATGCTGGCCATCGAGCGCATCGGTGCATCGATGGCCACGCAGGTGGGCATGTTCGGGCCGTTGTCGACGATCCTGATGGGTGTGGTGATCCTGGGTGAGCCGTTCACCGCCTGGATCGCGGCCGGTACGGTTCTGGTTCTTGCGGGCATCTGGTTGCTCGCCAAATGGAGGTAGTCACATGGATCTCGGTATTGAAGGCAAGTGGGCGCTGGTGTGTGCGGCCAGCAAGGGCCTGGGCAAGGGTTGCGCGCAGGCGCTGGTGAAGGAGGGCGTGAACGTCGTCATCACCGCGCGCGGGGCCGAGGCGCTGGAGGCCACGGCGGCCGAGCTGCGGGCGCTGAAGGGCGGCGAGGTGCGCGCGGTCGCCGGCGACATCACCACGCCTGAAGGCCGCGCCGCAGCGCTCGCCGCCTGCCCGCAGGTCGACATCCTCGTCAACAACGCAGGCGGCCCGCCGCCCGGCGACTTCCGCGACTGGGACCGCGACGCCTGGATCAAGGCGCTCGACGCCAACATGCTCACGCCCATCGAGCTGATGAAGGCGGTGGTCGACCCGATGATGTCGCGCGGCTTCGGCCGCATCGTCAACATCACCTCGGCGGCGGTGAAGGCGCCGATCGACATCCTCGGTTTGTCGAATGGCGCTCGCTCGGGCTTGACGGGCTTCACGGCGGGCCTCGCGCGCAAGACGGTGGCGAAAGGGGTGACCATCAACGGCCTCCTGCCGGGCCCCTTCGACACCGACCGCCTGCGTGTGACGATGGCCGGGGCTGCAAAGGCCGGTGGCGTGAGCATCGACGCGATCGCCGATCAGCGCCGCAAGCAGAACCCGTCTGGACGCTTCGGCACGCCGGAAGAGTTTGGTGCGATGTGCGCCTTCCTCTGCAGCGTGCATGGGGGATTCATCACGGGGCAGAACATCCTGATGGATGGGGGCGCTTACCCGGGGACGTTCTGACCGTCGGCGGGTTCGGAGCGACGCATCGGCCACGGGGTGAGGGGCTCCGTTCATGTCCCTTGTTGATGAACGCTCCCGCGTTCATCAATTCATTCCTTTACTTCACTGCGCCCCTCACCCCGTGGCCGATGCTCGAACCGGTGGTGGCATGCGGCATGTCACCGGCCGTGCCGGCGCGCGGAGCTGGGGTGTCGCATGGAGCGAAGTAAAGGAGGAGCAAAAGATCGCGGGAGCGACCTTTTGCGGGGGACATGAGCGGAGTGCGACACCCCAGCTCCGCGTGCTCGCTCAGACCGAAGATCGCCGCGAATTCACCACGATCCCCGCACCGATCAGCACGAACGCCGCCACGTGATACCAGCGCGGCGCTTCGCCCAGCCACAGTGCCGACATCAGGGCCGCAAACACCGGCGTGAGGTTGCTGAAGAACGCCGCAATTGCCGGCCCGACGGTCGACACGCCTTCCCCCCAGAAGCGATAGGCGAGCAGCGACGGCCCGATGGCCACATACGCCAGCGCCAGAACGACCATCGGCGACCAGTGGATCTGCGCCGGGCTCACCACGGCTTCGACTCCCGCGGCGCCCGCCGCCCACGCCGTACCGAAGATCATCTGCACCACGAGCAACTCGGCCCAGCCCCAGTCGGGCCGTGCCTCGCCGCGCATGTGGGCGGGTGGGCGCGCCAGCAGCCAGCTGTACCAGGCCCAGAGCGCGATGGCCACGAGCATCAGCAAGTCGCCGGGCAACAGATGCAGGTCGAGCAGCACCTTCAGGTCACCGCGCGAGATCACAAGGGCCACACCCGCGAGTGACAAAACGGCGCCGACGATCTGCGGGCGTGTGGGGTGCTCGCGGTAAAAGAGGATGCCGAAGAGCAGCATCCACAGCGGCATGCTCGACAGGATCAGCGTGACGTTGATCGGCGTGGAGGTCTGCAGCGCCAGGTACTGCAGCGAGTTGTAGGTGCCCACGCCGAGCACACCGATGAGCGCGAGGTAGGGCCAGCGTTCGCGGATGTCTTGCGGCCGCCGCCACAGCCGCGTGGCGAAGGGCAGCAGCAGCACGAGGGCGATCGCCCAGCGCATCGCACTCAACGCCATTGGCGGCACGGTGCCCACGAGCGCCCGGCCGACGACGGCGTTGCCGGCCCACAGCAGGGGCGGCAAGGTGAGATAGAAGGCAACGCGCGGGGTGATGGGGTGCTGGGACATCCCGCGAGTGTCTCAGGGCTTGCGGCTGCGGGTGGCGGGTGTACCCACACGCGGAAATGGCGCGGTTTGGCAGGGTAGTTCGACCTGCCGGCGACGCGCGTGATCCGCTACGCTTGCGGCACTGCGCAGCGATCCGGCTGAGCCCGACCCATGCACACCTCCGACCCGCTCAGCCTTTCGCACGTTTTCTACGTCAGCCGCTCGCTGGCGACGCCGATCGAGGTCGACAGGATCCTTCGGTGTGCGCGCGAGCAAAACAGCCACCGAGGCGTCACGGGTTCACTGCTGTTCACCGGAGGCCACTTCGCACAGCTGCTGGAGGGCACGCCAGCAGCCGTGGCCGACACGATGGCCATCATCGGCGCCGACCGGCGGCATACGGCCGTGAAGCGTCTCGCCGAAGGCGATCTGAGCCAGCGCCGCTTCGGGGCCTGGAGCATGGCATTCGCCGAGGCGCCGGGGGCCGACGACCTCATCGAGCAACTGCTCTCGTCGGCCGAAGTGCCTCCGGAGCGCGCGCAGCGCCTGATGAGGCTGATGTTCGAGACGGCGCCCCTCTAGGGCCTGCTCGCAAGGCACCCGGGCTCTACGAGCCTCGCACGAGCGGCGCTCGAAACTCGTAGCCCACCCGCGCCACGGCGTGCACGGGCACGAATGCCTGGCCGGCCTGCTCGATG
This genomic window contains:
- a CDS encoding S1C family serine protease, whose translation is MRKAPLYSRSPRQPSPPATAAAVRPAPDMSASAAAPVAPRKRSAWRERLAWATVGVLLVVLGAFGQRAFAPGSAALTQKDIDASVRRSLEKEPLPSAYAKAHAAIAPSVVRVEGDDGPDDAPAPQAAPGGKSTKKKTENGPPVPNHAIGTGVVIVDNGTILTNLHVVAGSKRLKVTFADGSESDASLIGVQPEHDLAVLRARSIPDDLVAATMRSTADLQPGDEVIAVGFPFGIGPSVSGGVVSGLRREFRSPQGQRKLTNLIQFDAAANPGNSGGPLVTMDGSVVGIVTAILNPSEQRTFIGIGFAVPIENAAAAAGMPPF
- a CDS encoding TatD family hydrolase is translated as MRWIDTHCHLDAPEFDPDRDGVVARAHAAGVALQVLPAVAVSNFETVRHLAHRHGLAYALGIHPLCVNDAAESDLAALHDALQRHRDDPRLVAVGEIGLDHFVPGLDQAKARHFYVEQLKLAHAAGLPVLLHVRRSADALLKQLRRIPVRGIAHAFNGSEQQAQVFIDLGFKLGFGGAMTFDRALQIRRLAETVPAESLVLETDAPDIPPHWLYRTAAERAAGETSRNEPAQLPRIAQTLADLRGWTPAQVADITWRNAQVALPRLAALAD
- a CDS encoding DNA-deoxyinosine glycosylase encodes the protein MPLAPTADTDLLRGLPPVIDHRTRLLVLGSFPSVASLAAGQYYAHPRNHFWPLLSAVWGLDLRALAYPKRLQEALKRGLGIWDVYAHCRREGSLDSAIRDAEFNDLAGLKAQAPQLQAVAHNGGESARAMRFTATLGVRVQRLPSTSPANASWSFERKLAAWRDAFEAHGIA
- a CDS encoding spermidine synthase, whose product is MKKNSKTQPDMAPATISEFEGVRYLHLGTPWVQGAMRVRKPHALELEYVQRMMVWMLFRNPAYVSKAHAVQLGLGSASITRFCHRNLRMKTTAVELNPTVITACRMWFNLPADDKKLTVLNQDAAVYVADAAHIGTADVLNVDLYDHDAASPVLDDQSFYDACYRLLADEGVMTVNLFGRDASFERSAARIAQAFDGDPVLSLRPTKEGNTVVVGLKGMAMPDRDTLAARAETIETLTALPARKWLRMMRALPSPEDPT
- a CDS encoding GspE/PulE family protein yields the protein MSTAPTQTAKPTKPVKPVSHPAGRLDWRRLLRWLHEDGVISSAMHEQTAQRFAAGDSVQHPLVRLANAQLLHAKSGKPLDLDLLTEWLAGHIGMPYVRIDPLKVDVGRVSDVMSITYAERRRALPLQFGLNEVTVATSEPFDLAWVPEIEAHTKKSLKLVVANPSDIAKFTTEFYTLQRSVRAAIKTGETSAAASFEQLVELGKTNKQLDANDQGVVQVVDWLWQYAFDQRASDIHLEPRRELSVIRFRIDGVMHTVYQLPPGVMNAMVARIKLLGRMDVVEKRRPLDGRIKTRNPQGDEVEMRLSTIPTAFGEKLVMRIFDPDTTVKNLDALGFGTHDAQRWEQLVSRPHGIILVTGPTGSGKTTTLYSTLRRLATDEVNVCTVEDPIEMIQPALNQTQVQPAIDLNFSEGLRALMRQDPDIIMVGEIRDLETAEMAIQAALTGHLVFSTLHTNDSASAITRLTDLGVPPYLIGATVIGVLAQRLVRTLCVSCKQPDPHTTAEAIDEVIKPWRINGRVSAYKPVGCLECRMTGFRGRAGLYELLSVSEAAGAFIHPTPDISKLRKQSLTEGLRPLRLAGAMKVAEGVTTLEEVLRSTPAWEA
- a CDS encoding tripartite tricarboxylate transporter TctB family protein, with protein sequence MKIKSERDFWSGLMFLVVGIVFAVGATNYSMGTSARPGPGYFPLLLSIILAILGAIVLFKSLTIETEGGDPIGKIAWRPLLITVGSIVLFGVLLPRLGMIITIPILIVAVSFAGDEFKWRGVLIAAVVLTFFSWVIFVWGLKLTIPMWPSFLGS
- a CDS encoding tripartite tricarboxylate transporter permease, with the translated sequence MELINNLMLGFGVAFTLQNLAYAFFGCILGTLIGVLPGLGPVATIAMLLPSIYALDATPALIMLAGIYYGAQYGGSTTAILINVPGESSSVVTAIDGYQMARQGRAGSALAAAGLGSFFAGCVGTVIIAAFAPPLTELAFKFGPQEYFSLMVLGLIGAVVLASGSLLKAISMIILGLTMAQINTDVISGTARYSFDIPELTDGIGFVVIAMGLFGFGEIIANLGQPAEHREVFTKEVKGLWPTRDDFKQAWPAVLRGTALGSVLGVLPGGGALLSSFAAYTLEKKIAGDTGRFGKGDIRGVAGPESANNAGAQTSFIPMLTLGIPPNAVMALMVGAMTIKGIQPGPQVMTSNPQLFWGLIASMWIGNLMLVVLNLPLIGIWIKLLTVPYRFLFPAITLFCCIGVYTLNNNNFDVYMTAIFAVIGYLFYKLSCEGAPLLLGFILGPMMEENLRRALLLSRGDWSTFVVRPLSAGLLIAAVLLVVIVMLPSIKKKREEAFVED
- a CDS encoding gamma-glutamyltransferase family protein, encoding MTHAFDWTTGYPTQRLPVFGRNVVSTSHPVAAQAGLRMLMKGGNAVDAAIAAAAAMTIVEPVSNGLGSDSFCILWDGQQLHGLNASGRAPQAWTRGYFKAKYGDDAKSPPQRGWDSVTVPGAVASWVALSERFGKLPFGDLLEPAIEIAERGYAVPVVVQQKWAAATPLLAELPGFAQSFMPHGRAPEVGELFRFPGAAKSLRLIAQSKGAAYYGGEIAEAAARHAREHGGSITVEDFAGYKPEWVTPIGKTYGSHTLHEIPPNGQGIAALIALGILSHFDLTSMKVDGVDSQHLQIEAMKLAFADVYRYVAEPASMEVTAEQLLDDAYLASRARLIDMKRAQDFGAGNPVKGGTIYLTAADERGMMVSFIQSNFQGFGSGVVVPGYGLSMQNRGHAFSLDAKSANVVSPGKRPFHTIIPAFLTKDGQPVMSFGVMGANMQPQGHMQTLVRMLDYRQQPQAACDAPRWRFNAGLEINVESAMNPATVQGLAERGHQMEVINDSYQDFGAGQFIWRLGDPAVEGYVAASDPRRDGQAVVY